The following are encoded together in the Montipora foliosa isolate CH-2021 chromosome 12, ASM3666993v2, whole genome shotgun sequence genome:
- the LOC137978545 gene encoding calcium homeostasis modulator protein 6-like — translation MGSEQYAEILRTVEVPVKTSLITLVLYGLKVFLQQIVFSCPSDHHVIYASLFICGPAVILFCLSMLISESFWTLVTGCCRLKTRTRRLVWWRSRKSVFLSFLPPYLWVIFAFMEGDFYACLILGPLRVAKLKAANSTALIAVQEQYISAKSVSAIISWMMAIVLTVSVTVAVTLTRLLAKVDPKLKGEIEFDEIEAQEAAKLWNARLSFLAKAQASKVMEKVDKISQDSDVVEQVKRGEAYLCELYPKFGGVVSGHFRDYNWIPEGVHLTDEQEDFSDRRTTSVNQLLINSKKVKDYGVRHTTSL, via the coding sequence ATGGGTAGTGAGCAGTATGCGGAGATTTTAAGAACTGTTGAAGTTCcggtgaaaaccagccttataACACTCGTTTTGTATGGCTTGAAAGTCTTTCTACAACAGATTGTTTTCAGTTGTCCGAGCGATCACCATGTCATCTATGCTTCTCTGTTCATTTGCGGACCTGCCGTGATTTTGTTTtgcctttcaatgttgatatcAGAGTCATTTTGGACTCTAGTCACTGGCTGCTGTCGGCTGAAAACGAGAACACGGCGGCTAGTGTGGTGGAGATCGAGAAAAAGCGTTTTTCTATCTTTCCTTCCTCCGTATCTTTGGGTAATCTTTGCCTTTATGGAGGGAGATTTCTACGCGTGCTTAATCCTTGGGCCTTTGAGAGTCGCCAAACTAAAAGCAGCGAATTCAACAGCTTTGATAGCAGTCCAAGAACAGTACATTTCTGCAAAGAGCGTGTCGGCAATTATTTCATGGATGATGGCGATCGTTTTGACGGTCAGCGTGACAGTAGCTGTCACGCTAACTCGCCTACTTGCGAAAGTTGATCCAAAACTTAAAGGAGAAATTGAATTTGACGAGATCGAAGCTCAGGAAGCAGCGAAGTTATGGAACGCTAGGTTATCGTTCCTGGCAAAGGCTCAGGCTTCTAAAGTGATGGAAAAAGTCGACAAGATTTCACAAGATTCAGACGTGGTGGAGCAGGTGAAACGAGGCGAGGCGTACTTGTGTGAGCTGTATCCGAAATTTGGTGGTGTGGTAAGCGGGCATTTCCGTGATTATAACTGGATACCAGAGGGTGTTCACCTTACGGATGAACAAGAAGACTTTTCTGATCGCAGAACAACATCTGTGAATCAGCTCTTAataaattcaaagaaagtgaaAGACTATGGTGTACGTCACACAACCAGCCTCTGA